One genomic window of Streptomyces sp. NBC_01276 includes the following:
- a CDS encoding TraR/DksA family transcriptional regulator: MVAKKTAGTARKTAAAATSGLPKARATAAATTPGELAVRPGEDPWTEQEVEEARTELVSEILRLRTELDASEVAITGLMRDSGDGAGDDQADTGTKNITRESELALAANATSMLEQTERALERLEAGTYGLCENCGQPIGKARMQAFPRATLCVDCKQKQERRH; this comes from the coding sequence GTGGTTGCCAAGAAGACTGCGGGTACGGCCAGGAAGACGGCCGCTGCGGCCACCAGCGGGCTCCCCAAGGCGCGGGCCACGGCGGCGGCCACCACGCCCGGCGAGCTCGCCGTACGCCCCGGCGAGGACCCCTGGACCGAGCAGGAGGTCGAGGAGGCCCGTACGGAACTGGTCTCGGAGATCCTGCGGCTGCGTACCGAGCTCGACGCCTCCGAGGTCGCCATCACGGGCCTGATGCGGGACTCGGGGGACGGCGCGGGCGACGACCAGGCCGACACCGGGACCAAGAACATCACCCGGGAGTCCGAACTGGCCCTCGCCGCGAACGCCACCTCGATGCTGGAGCAGACCGAGCGGGCCCTGGAACGTCTGGAGGCGGGCACGTACGGACTCTGCGAGAACTGCGGGCAGCCCATCGGCAAGGCGCGGATGCAGGCCTTCCCGCGGGCCACCCTGTGCGTGGACTGCAAGCAGAAGCAGGAGCGGAGGCACTAG
- a CDS encoding SDR family NAD(P)-dependent oxidoreductase yields MITNWTGRTVLVTGAEGFIGSTLVDLLVARGARVRAFVHYKPYAEKGHLARYLADPDGPVEMWAGDVRDAGRVSDAVAGCDTVFHLAALIGIPYSYASPGAYVQTNVTGTENMAEACRRHGVRRLVHTSTSEVYGTALTAPITEEHPLQPQSPYSASKIGADMMALSFHHAFELPVTVVRPFNTYGPRQSARAVIPTILAQLHSGAREVRLGSLSPTRDFTYVTDTAEGFLAVAECDRALGQVVNLGSGQEISVGDLAQALIAASGRDAEVVVDPSRLRPSGSEVQRLLSDNSRARAWAGWKPEVSLTEGLRRTSDWIAANLHLFAPDRYQV; encoded by the coding sequence ATGATCACGAACTGGACCGGCCGCACCGTCCTCGTCACCGGGGCCGAGGGGTTCATCGGCTCGACGCTGGTGGACCTGCTGGTGGCGCGGGGCGCCCGGGTCCGCGCCTTCGTGCACTACAAGCCGTACGCCGAGAAGGGCCACCTGGCCCGCTACCTCGCCGACCCCGACGGCCCGGTGGAGATGTGGGCGGGCGACGTCCGCGACGCGGGCCGGGTCAGCGACGCGGTGGCCGGGTGCGACACCGTCTTCCACCTCGCGGCACTGATCGGGATCCCGTACAGCTACGCCTCGCCGGGCGCGTACGTGCAGACGAACGTCACCGGTACGGAGAACATGGCGGAGGCCTGCCGCCGCCACGGGGTGCGCCGCCTGGTCCACACCTCCACGAGCGAGGTCTACGGCACGGCCCTCACGGCGCCCATCACGGAGGAGCACCCGCTCCAGCCGCAGTCCCCGTACTCCGCTTCGAAGATCGGCGCGGACATGATGGCGCTCTCCTTCCACCACGCCTTCGAACTGCCGGTGACGGTGGTGCGCCCCTTCAACACCTACGGCCCGCGCCAGTCGGCGCGCGCGGTGATCCCGACGATCCTGGCCCAGCTGCACTCGGGCGCCCGTGAGGTGCGCCTCGGCTCCCTGTCCCCCACCCGGGACTTCACGTACGTGACGGACACGGCCGAGGGCTTCCTCGCGGTGGCGGAGTGCGACCGGGCGCTGGGCCAGGTGGTCAACCTCGGCTCCGGCCAGGAGATATCCGTCGGCGACCTGGCGCAGGCGCTGATCGCGGCCTCGGGCCGGGACGCCGAGGTGGTCGTGGACCCGTCCCGGCTGCGCCCCTCGGGCAGCGAGGTCCAGCGCCTCCTCTCGGACAACTCCCGCGCCCGCGCGTGGGCCGGCTGGAAGCCGGAGGTCTCCCTGACGGAGGGCCTGCGCCGCACCTCCGACTGGATCGCGGCGAACCTGCACCTCTTCGCCCCGGACCGCTACCAGGTCTAG
- the lspA gene encoding signal peptidase II, translated as MAEAERIIGTPEVGDDAEPQPGPDAPKGRRRIAALLVVAVLAYLVDLGSKMLVVARLEHQPPIRVLGDLLQFNAIRNPGAAFGFGEAFTIIFTCIAATVIVVIVRLARKLYSLPWAIALGLLLGGALGNLTDRIFRSPGVFRGAVVDFIAPAHFAVFNLADSAIVCGGILIVLLSFKGLDPDGTVHKD; from the coding sequence GTGGCAGAGGCGGAGCGCATCATCGGTACGCCGGAGGTCGGGGACGACGCCGAGCCGCAGCCGGGGCCGGACGCACCCAAGGGGCGCCGGCGGATCGCGGCGCTGCTCGTCGTGGCGGTGCTCGCGTACCTGGTCGACCTCGGCAGCAAGATGCTGGTCGTGGCCCGGCTGGAGCACCAGCCCCCGATCCGGGTCCTCGGCGATCTGCTGCAGTTCAACGCGATCCGCAACCCCGGCGCCGCCTTCGGCTTCGGCGAGGCGTTCACGATCATCTTCACCTGCATCGCGGCGACCGTGATCGTGGTGATCGTCCGGCTGGCGCGCAAGCTGTACAGCCTGCCGTGGGCGATCGCCCTCGGTCTGCTGCTGGGCGGCGCGCTGGGCAACCTCACCGACCGGATCTTCCGTTCGCCGGGGGTGTTCCGCGGTGCGGTGGTCGACTTCATCGCCCCCGCCCACTTCGCCGTCTTCAACCTCGCGGACTCGGCGATCGTGTGCGGCGGCATCCTGATCGTCCTGCTGTCCTTCAAGGGCCTGGACCCGGACGGCACCGTCCACAAGGACTGA
- a CDS encoding Na+/H+ antiporter produces MDQLALLFVLLLGAVVTVPLGDRLGLPAPVLMTIAGVVLALVPAVPNVDIPPEYILPLLLPPLLYASAQRTSWRQFAANVRPILLLAVALVFVTTAAVAAVAHAVVPGLPVAAAVALGALIAPPDPVAATAVAGSLGLPRRMVSILEGEGLFNDVTAIVLYHVAVAAVVSGSFSWPDALGEFVLSAVVAVAVGLGLGWVTQWMMGRLGDATLQIGLTLLVPFVAYVVAEELQGSGVLAVLTTALFLAEFASDADDVLGRLAGHTFWEIVDTLVTGVAFGLIGLELHNVFGVAKGRAWEMVGWAAVVIVVVVAVRLVWLLPAGWLAKKLHRRRDYDEEIPLSWRESVVMWWAGMRGVASVALALAIPLRTGAGEPFPGRDEIVFIAFAVIMVTLVCQGLTLPWLVRRLGVEADADAEREGRRRLALRAAKAAKRRLKEIEEVEDLPEDLVETLYRRAYDVGARISPDLVDEERREAYGKRVERIRDVQRIQREMMSAARHEVLAARSEPGADPEIVDRVLRHLDVRSLRSP; encoded by the coding sequence GTGGATCAGCTTGCTCTGCTGTTCGTGCTGCTGCTCGGGGCCGTCGTCACCGTTCCGCTCGGGGACCGGCTGGGGCTGCCCGCGCCCGTGCTGATGACCATCGCCGGGGTGGTGCTGGCACTGGTGCCCGCCGTGCCGAACGTCGACATCCCGCCCGAGTACATCCTGCCGCTCCTTCTGCCCCCGCTGCTGTACGCCTCCGCGCAGCGCACCTCCTGGCGCCAGTTCGCGGCCAACGTACGGCCGATCCTGCTGCTGGCCGTGGCCCTGGTCTTCGTGACCACCGCCGCCGTCGCGGCCGTCGCGCACGCCGTCGTGCCGGGGCTGCCCGTCGCCGCCGCCGTCGCGCTCGGCGCGCTCATCGCCCCTCCCGACCCCGTCGCGGCCACCGCCGTCGCCGGATCGCTCGGACTGCCCCGCAGGATGGTGTCGATCCTGGAGGGGGAGGGGCTGTTCAACGACGTCACCGCCATCGTGCTCTACCACGTCGCCGTCGCCGCCGTCGTCAGCGGCAGCTTCTCGTGGCCCGACGCGCTCGGGGAGTTCGTGCTGTCCGCGGTCGTCGCGGTGGCCGTGGGGCTCGGGCTCGGCTGGGTGACGCAGTGGATGATGGGCCGGCTCGGGGACGCCACGCTCCAGATCGGGCTGACGCTGCTCGTGCCGTTCGTCGCGTACGTGGTGGCGGAGGAACTCCAGGGCTCGGGGGTGCTGGCCGTGCTGACGACCGCCCTGTTCCTCGCCGAGTTCGCCTCGGACGCCGACGACGTGCTGGGGCGGCTGGCCGGGCACACCTTCTGGGAGATCGTCGACACGCTGGTCACCGGCGTGGCGTTCGGACTGATCGGGCTGGAGCTGCACAACGTCTTCGGCGTCGCGAAGGGCCGGGCCTGGGAGATGGTCGGCTGGGCGGCGGTCGTGATCGTGGTGGTCGTCGCCGTACGGCTGGTCTGGCTGCTGCCGGCGGGCTGGCTGGCGAAGAAGCTGCACCGCCGGCGCGACTACGACGAGGAGATCCCGCTGAGCTGGCGGGAGAGCGTGGTGATGTGGTGGGCCGGGATGCGCGGGGTGGCCTCGGTGGCGCTGGCCCTGGCCATCCCCCTGCGCACGGGCGCCGGGGAGCCCTTCCCAGGCCGGGACGAGATCGTGTTCATCGCCTTCGCGGTGATCATGGTGACCCTGGTGTGCCAGGGGCTGACGCTGCCCTGGCTGGTGCGGCGGCTGGGGGTGGAGGCGGACGCCGACGCCGAGCGCGAGGGCCGGCGGCGGCTGGCGCTGCGCGCGGCGAAGGCGGCGAAGCGGCGGCTGAAGGAGATCGAGGAGGTCGAGGACCTGCCCGAGGACCTGGTGGAGACGCTGTACCGGCGCGCGTACGACGTCGGGGCCAGGATCAGCCCCGACCTGGTCGACGAGGAGCGGCGGGAGGCGTACGGGAAGCGGGTGGAGCGGATCAGGGACGTGCAGCGGATCCAGCGGGAGATGATGTCCGCCGCCCGGCACGAGGTGCTGGCCGCGCGGAGCGAGCCGGGGGCGGACCCGGAGATCGTGGACCGGGTGCTGCGCCACCTCGACGTGCGCAGCCTGCGGAGTCCGTAG
- a CDS encoding GNAT family N-acetyltransferase translates to MTSVSVRVASSEEDLAACYAVRTDVFVVEQSVPESIEYDAYDAVAVHVLAVGPDGAALGTGRLLHGPEALGKTGSPEVGSLGRLAVRKSARGLGVGVALVRAIEAEAAGLGLTAVDLGAQTHAMGFYERLGYGAYGPEFQDAGIPHRSMRRTLP, encoded by the coding sequence GTGACGTCCGTCTCGGTGCGGGTGGCCTCCTCGGAGGAGGACCTGGCCGCCTGCTACGCGGTGCGGACCGACGTGTTCGTGGTCGAGCAGTCCGTGCCGGAGTCGATCGAGTACGACGCGTACGACGCGGTCGCGGTGCACGTGCTGGCCGTGGGCCCGGACGGCGCGGCCCTGGGCACCGGACGCCTGCTGCACGGCCCCGAGGCCCTCGGCAAGACCGGCTCGCCCGAGGTCGGCTCGCTGGGGCGCCTCGCCGTACGGAAGTCCGCGCGCGGACTGGGCGTCGGGGTCGCGCTGGTCCGGGCGATCGAGGCGGAGGCGGCCGGGCTGGGACTGACGGCGGTCGACCTCGGCGCGCAGACGCACGCGATGGGCTTCTACGAGCGGCTCGGCTACGGGGCCTACGGGCCGGAGTTCCAGGACGCGGGCATCCCGCACCGCTCGATGCGGCGCACCCTGCCGTAG
- the ileS gene encoding isoleucine--tRNA ligase, with translation MTTPPQYRPVPAQVDLPALEHAVLDFWRESKTFAKTLEQSEGRPEWVFYEGPPTANGMPGAHHIEARVFKDVFPRFRTMRGYHVARKAGWDCHGLPVELAVEKELGFNGKQDIEAYGIAEFNAKCRESVTRHTDAFTELTTRMGYWVDLDDAYRTMDPEYVESVWWSLKEIFNKGLLTQDHRVAPWCPRCGTGLSDHELAQGYETVVDPSVYVRFPLTSGPLAGEAALLVWTTTPWTLVSNTAVAAHPEVTYVVARRTGGEDPEKLVVAQPLLEKSLGEGWEATGESFTGKEMERWTYQRPFELVEFPEPAHYVVNAEYVTTEDGTGLVHQSPAFGADDLAVCRAYGLPVVNPVRPDGTFEEEVPLVGGVFFKKADEKLTADLDARGLLFKHIAYEHSYPHCWRCHTALLYYAQPSWYVRTTAVKDAMLRENEKTNWFPDSVKQGRFGDWLNNNIDWALSRNRYWGTPLPIWRCEEDHLTCVGSRAELSELSGQDHSNLDPHRPYIDDVTFTCTAEGCSLEAVRVPEVIDAWYDSGSMPFAQWGYPYKNKEIFEKRYPAQFISEAIDQTRGWFYTLMAVGTLVFDKSSYENVVCLGHILAEDGRKMSKHLGNILQPIPLMDQHGADAVRWFMAAGGSPWAARRVGHGTIQEVVRKTLLTYWNTVAFQALYARTSGWAPSAADPAPADRTVLDRWLLSELHTLVTEVTEAMESYDTQRAGKLLSAFVDDLSNWYVRRSRRRFWQGDKGALRTLHEVVETVTRLMAPLTPFITERVWQDMIVPVTPEAPESVHLSTWPVADATAIDPVLSRQMLLVRRLVELGRATRAESGVKTRQPLSRALVGAAGFDALSPELQSQITEELNVSSLASLSEVGGSLVDTTAKANFRALGKRFGKGVQDVAKAVAAADAAALSLALRSGSAEVEVNGESVSLTPEEVIITETPREGWSVASDSGATVALDLEITPELKLAGLARDAIRLIQEARKNSGLDVADRIALRWSAAEPEVVTALTDHAALIADEVLATDFASGEADAAYGEPFTDESLSLTFRLRKA, from the coding sequence ATGACCACACCGCCGCAGTACCGCCCGGTACCCGCCCAGGTCGACCTGCCTGCCCTTGAGCACGCGGTCCTCGACTTCTGGCGCGAGAGCAAGACCTTCGCGAAGACCCTGGAGCAGTCCGAGGGACGCCCCGAGTGGGTCTTCTACGAGGGCCCGCCCACCGCGAACGGCATGCCCGGCGCGCACCACATCGAGGCCCGCGTCTTCAAGGACGTCTTCCCCCGGTTCCGCACCATGCGCGGCTACCACGTGGCCCGCAAGGCCGGCTGGGACTGCCACGGCCTGCCCGTCGAGCTCGCCGTCGAGAAGGAACTCGGCTTCAACGGCAAGCAGGACATCGAGGCCTACGGCATCGCCGAGTTCAACGCCAAGTGCCGCGAGTCCGTGACCCGCCACACCGACGCGTTCACCGAGCTCACGACCCGCATGGGCTACTGGGTCGACCTGGACGACGCCTACCGGACCATGGACCCCGAGTACGTCGAGTCCGTGTGGTGGTCGCTGAAGGAGATCTTCAACAAGGGCCTGCTCACCCAGGACCACCGCGTCGCCCCCTGGTGCCCGCGCTGCGGCACCGGCCTCTCCGACCACGAGCTGGCGCAGGGCTACGAGACGGTCGTGGACCCCTCGGTCTACGTCCGCTTCCCGCTGACCTCCGGCCCCCTCGCGGGCGAGGCGGCGCTGCTGGTCTGGACGACGACCCCCTGGACCCTGGTGTCCAACACGGCCGTGGCCGCGCACCCCGAGGTCACCTACGTCGTCGCCCGCCGTACCGGCGGCGAGGACCCGGAGAAGCTGGTCGTCGCCCAGCCGCTGCTGGAGAAGTCCCTGGGCGAGGGCTGGGAGGCCACCGGCGAGTCCTTCACCGGCAAGGAGATGGAGCGCTGGACGTACCAGCGCCCCTTCGAGCTGGTCGAGTTCCCGGAGCCCGCCCACTACGTCGTGAACGCCGAGTACGTCACGACCGAGGACGGCACGGGTCTGGTCCACCAGTCCCCCGCCTTCGGCGCCGACGACCTCGCGGTCTGCCGCGCGTACGGCCTGCCCGTCGTGAACCCGGTCCGCCCCGACGGCACCTTCGAGGAAGAGGTCCCGCTGGTCGGCGGCGTCTTCTTCAAGAAGGCCGACGAGAAGCTCACCGCCGACCTCGACGCGCGCGGCCTGCTCTTCAAGCACATCGCCTACGAGCACAGCTACCCGCACTGCTGGCGCTGCCACACCGCCCTGCTCTACTACGCGCAGCCGTCCTGGTACGTCCGCACCACCGCCGTCAAGGACGCGATGCTGCGGGAGAACGAGAAGACGAACTGGTTCCCGGACTCGGTCAAGCAGGGCCGCTTCGGCGACTGGCTGAACAACAACATCGACTGGGCGCTGTCCCGCAACCGCTACTGGGGCACCCCGCTGCCGATCTGGCGCTGCGAGGAGGACCACCTCACCTGCGTCGGCTCCCGCGCCGAGCTGTCCGAGCTCTCCGGCCAGGACCACTCGAACCTGGACCCGCACCGCCCGTACATCGACGACGTCACCTTCACCTGCACGGCCGAGGGCTGCTCCCTGGAGGCCGTCCGCGTCCCCGAGGTCATCGACGCCTGGTACGACTCGGGTTCGATGCCGTTCGCACAGTGGGGCTACCCGTACAAGAACAAGGAGATCTTCGAGAAGCGCTACCCGGCGCAGTTCATCTCGGAGGCCATCGACCAGACCCGCGGCTGGTTCTACACGCTGATGGCGGTCGGCACCCTCGTCTTCGACAAGTCCTCCTACGAGAACGTGGTCTGCCTGGGCCACATCCTCGCCGAGGACGGCCGCAAGATGTCCAAGCACCTGGGCAACATCCTCCAGCCCATCCCGCTCATGGACCAGCACGGCGCCGACGCGGTGCGCTGGTTCATGGCGGCCGGCGGCTCCCCGTGGGCGGCGCGTCGCGTCGGCCACGGCACGATCCAGGAGGTCGTCCGCAAGACCCTCCTCACGTACTGGAACACGGTCGCCTTCCAGGCCCTGTACGCCCGCACCTCCGGCTGGGCCCCCTCGGCGGCCGACCCGGCCCCGGCCGACCGCACGGTCCTGGACCGCTGGCTGCTCTCCGAGCTCCACACCCTGGTCACCGAGGTCACCGAGGCGATGGAGTCCTACGACACCCAGCGCGCCGGCAAGCTCCTCTCCGCCTTCGTCGACGACCTCTCGAACTGGTACGTGCGCCGCTCGCGCCGCCGCTTCTGGCAGGGCGACAAGGGCGCCCTGCGCACCCTGCACGAGGTCGTCGAGACGGTCACCCGCCTGATGGCCCCGCTGACCCCCTTCATCACGGAGCGGGTCTGGCAGGACATGATCGTCCCGGTCACCCCGGAGGCCCCGGAGTCGGTGCACCTGTCCACCTGGCCGGTCGCGGACGCCACCGCGATCGACCCGGTCCTGTCGCGGCAGATGCTGCTGGTCCGCCGCCTGGTGGAGCTGGGCCGCGCGACCCGCGCGGAGTCCGGGGTCAAGACCCGCCAGCCGCTGTCGCGCGCGCTGGTCGGCGCGGCCGGTTTCGACGCGCTCTCGCCGGAGCTGCAGAGCCAGATCACGGAGGAGCTGAACGTCTCCTCCCTGGCCTCCCTCTCCGAGGTCGGCGGCTCCCTGGTGGACACCACGGCCAAGGCGAACTTCCGGGCGCTGGGCAAGCGCTTCGGCAAGGGCGTGCAGGACGTGGCGAAGGCGGTGGCCGCGGCCGACGCGGCGGCGCTGTCGCTGGCCCTGCGGTCCGGTTCCGCCGAGGTCGAGGTGAACGGGGAGTCCGTCTCGCTCACCCCGGAGGAGGTCATCATCACGGAGACCCCGCGCGAGGGCTGGTCGGTGGCCTCCGACTCCGGCGCGACGGTCGCCCTGGACCTGGAGATCACGCCGGAGCTGAAGCTGGCGGGCCTCGCCCGTGACGCGATCCGCCTGATCCAGGAGGCCCGCAAGAACTCCGGCCTCGACGTGGCGGACCGCATCGCCCTGCGGTGGTCCGCCGCGGAGCCGGAGGTCGTCACGGCCCTGACGGACCACGCGGCCCTGATCGCGGACGAGGTCCTCGCCACGGACTTCGCCTCCGGCGAGGCGGACGCGGCGTACGGCGAGCCGTTCACGGACGAGTCCCTGTCCCTGACGTTCCGCCTCCGCAAGGCGTAA
- a CDS encoding YggT family protein: MGVALQVVYIALMCFLIVLIFRLVMDYVFQFARSWTPGKAMVVVLEATYTVTDPPLKLLRRFIPPLRLGGVALDLSFFVLMIIVYILISFVSTAARSV, encoded by the coding sequence ATGGGCGTCGCACTGCAAGTGGTCTACATCGCGCTGATGTGCTTCCTCATCGTGCTGATCTTCCGACTGGTCATGGACTACGTGTTCCAGTTCGCACGTTCATGGACACCCGGCAAGGCGATGGTGGTCGTTCTGGAGGCCACCTACACTGTCACCGATCCACCGCTCAAGCTTCTCCGGCGATTCATCCCGCCGTTGCGTCTCGGGGGCGTGGCACTCGACCTGTCCTTCTTCGTTCTGATGATCATCGTTTACATCCTCATCAGTTTCGTGAGCACCGCTGCGAGAAGCGTGTGA
- a CDS encoding RluA family pseudouridine synthase — MSTIPEIRTLPVPDGLEGERVDAAIARMFGFSRTKAAELASEGKVSVDGSVVGKSERVHGGAWLEVEMPAPPRPVELVAEPVPGMEIVHDDDDIVVIMKPVGVAAHPSPGWTGTTVIGGLAAAGYRISTSGASERQGIVHRLDVGTSGLMAVAKSERAYTSLKNQFRERVVDKRYHALVQGHPDPMSGTIDAPIGRHPSADYKWAVTQDGKASVTHYDLIEAFRAASLLDIKLETGRTHQIRVHMSAHRHPCVGDLTYGADPTVAKRLGLTRQWLHAVRLGFEHPADGQWVEFESGYPADLQHALDVIRAESQ; from the coding sequence GTGAGTACGATTCCCGAGATCCGCACCCTGCCCGTTCCCGATGGCCTCGAAGGCGAGCGCGTGGACGCCGCCATCGCCCGTATGTTCGGTTTCTCCCGGACGAAGGCGGCCGAGCTGGCGTCGGAGGGGAAGGTCTCGGTCGACGGCAGCGTCGTCGGCAAGTCCGAGCGCGTGCACGGCGGCGCCTGGCTCGAAGTCGAGATGCCCGCCCCGCCGCGCCCGGTCGAGCTCGTCGCCGAGCCCGTACCCGGCATGGAGATCGTCCACGACGACGACGACATCGTCGTGATCATGAAGCCGGTCGGCGTCGCCGCGCACCCGAGCCCCGGCTGGACCGGCACCACCGTCATCGGCGGCCTCGCCGCCGCCGGCTACCGGATCTCCACCTCCGGCGCGTCCGAGCGGCAGGGCATCGTCCACCGCCTCGACGTCGGCACCTCCGGCCTGATGGCCGTCGCCAAGTCCGAGCGCGCGTACACCTCGCTGAAGAACCAGTTCCGCGAGCGGGTCGTCGACAAGCGCTACCACGCGCTGGTGCAGGGCCACCCGGACCCGATGAGCGGCACCATCGACGCGCCGATCGGGCGCCACCCCAGCGCCGACTACAAGTGGGCGGTGACCCAGGACGGCAAGGCCTCCGTCACCCACTACGACCTGATCGAGGCGTTCCGCGCCGCGTCGCTGCTGGACATCAAGCTGGAGACGGGGCGCACGCACCAGATCCGCGTTCACATGTCCGCGCACCGCCACCCCTGCGTCGGCGACCTGACCTACGGTGCCGATCCGACCGTCGCCAAGCGGCTCGGGCTGACCCGGCAGTGGCTGCACGCCGTCCGGCTCGGCTTCGAGCACCCGGCCGACGGGCAGTGGGTGGAGTTCGAGAGCGGCTACCCGGCCGACCTCCAGCACGCGCTGGATGTGATCCGGGCCGAGAGCCAGTGA
- a CDS encoding DivIVA domain-containing protein gives MPLTPEDVRNKQFTTVRLREGYDEDEVDAFLDEVESELTRLLRENEDLRAKLAAATRAAAQSQQQQQNMRKPEPQDQRGPGAPVPAAISGPPQQQQQPQMGPPQLPGGQPQLPAGPGGHGPQGPGPMGGPMQQQQSMGGQHPMAPQQQMGQPPMQQQSMGGQNPLGQPMGQQMQPMGQQMQPMGQPMQQMQQPPQLPQQGPGGDSAARVLSLAQQTADQAIAEARSEANKIVGEARSRAEGLERDARAKADALERDAQEKHRVAMGSLESARATLERKVEDLRGFEREYRTRLKSYLESQLRQLETQADDSLAPPRNPAGPALPPSPSPSMAPAGAMGHSMGNPSMGAPSPMGGPSPMGGGPSYGGQQQMSPAMTQPMAPVRPAAPQPMQQAPSPMRGFLIDEDDN, from the coding sequence ATGCCGCTGACCCCCGAGGACGTGCGGAACAAGCAGTTCACGACCGTCCGCCTCCGAGAAGGCTATGACGAGGACGAGGTCGATGCCTTCCTCGACGAGGTCGAGTCCGAACTGACGCGCCTGCTGCGCGAGAACGAGGACCTGCGCGCCAAGCTGGCCGCCGCGACGCGTGCCGCCGCGCAGAGCCAGCAGCAGCAGCAGAACATGCGCAAGCCGGAGCCCCAGGACCAGCGAGGCCCGGGCGCCCCCGTGCCCGCGGCCATATCCGGCCCGCCGCAGCAGCAGCAGCAGCCGCAGATGGGCCCGCCGCAGCTTCCCGGCGGCCAGCCGCAGCTGCCGGCCGGTCCCGGTGGACACGGTCCGCAGGGTCCGGGCCCGATGGGCGGCCCCATGCAGCAGCAGCAGTCCATGGGTGGCCAGCACCCGATGGCGCCGCAGCAGCAGATGGGCCAGCCCCCCATGCAGCAGCAGTCCATGGGTGGCCAGAACCCGCTCGGCCAGCCGATGGGCCAGCAGATGCAGCCGATGGGGCAGCAGATGCAGCCCATGGGCCAGCCCATGCAGCAGATGCAGCAGCCGCCGCAGCTCCCGCAGCAGGGCCCCGGTGGCGACAGCGCCGCCCGCGTCCTGTCGCTCGCGCAGCAGACCGCCGACCAGGCGATCGCGGAGGCCCGCTCCGAGGCCAACAAGATCGTCGGCGAGGCCCGTTCGCGCGCCGAGGGCCTGGAGCGGGACGCCCGTGCCAAGGCCGACGCGCTGGAGCGGGACGCGCAGGAGAAGCACCGCGTCGCGATGGGCTCCCTGGAGTCCGCCCGCGCCACGCTGGAGCGCAAGGTCGAGGACCTTCGGGGCTTCGAGCGCGAGTACCGTACGCGTCTGAAGTCCTACCTGGAGTCGCAGCTGCGCCAGCTGGAGACCCAGGCCGACGACTCCCTGGCCCCGCCGCGGAACCCGGCCGGTCCGGCGCTGCCGCCGTCGCCTTCGCCGTCGATGGCTCCGGCCGGTGCGATGGGTCACTCGATGGGCAACCCGTCCATGGGCGCTCCGTCCCCCATGGGCGGTCCCTCCCCGATGGGTGGTGGCCCGTCCTACGGCGGCCAGCAGCAGATGTCCCCGGCGATGACGCAGCCGATGGCTCCGGTGCGGCCGGCCGCGCCGCAGCCGATGCAGCAGGCGCCGTCTCCGATGCGGGGCTTCCTGATCGACGAGGACGACAACTAG